CCACCAACAGCCCCACCCACCCCTGGGTGGCTCCTCCCCGAGTCCCAGACCAGAGAGAGTACAGCACTTAAGGTAATGTAAATAACCGGAGAGTGAGGTCTATTTTAAGATGCTGTCTTTCACTGTGGCCGTGGAGGGGGACAAAGATGCAAGCCAAGCGATTGTAATTTCAGTCACGTTTTCGGACATGTTCTCTTTCTCCGTCTACCATCCAGCTAGCTGAAGCGCTGAAGGGCTGAAGGGCTGAAGGGCCGGGCACAACAAAGAGACAgttgcaataataataataacaataacaataacaataatgataataataattaactattattattattattattattattattattattattattattattattattattattatatacactCTATGCAcactatgtatatatacatatatactgtacatacatataaaataatatatgataaattgtatatatatttacaatatactgtatatatatgtatatatatatatacatatatatataaagtatataagtaTAATTATACGTATACTcatatacaaacatacatatataataatatataataaattatatgtatatatatataatcccaTTCCATCTCGACCCTGCAGGATTACAATGCTCCTCATGTTTCAGCATCAtcactaataaaaaaaattgctaaAAAAACCCAAACAATATGCATACTAAAATCTAATTTAGTAAAAATttagaaaatgaataaagtaaatTAAGTTAAACTACATTTGCTCTATTCTCAAAGTGTATTTTGAACAAGagtcagaaaacaaaaaaaatatgaaataccaATTTTGTCTTGATCCAAAAGTagaatttatatattaatttgaaataatttattctttttttttattgtttcatctTTTATgacatcaaaaataaataaacatttagacAGCATCCTTTCTATCTTATATGAATAATTTAAACCGACATGAtttgtcatttatatatatatatatatttctccatatttatacaaacatacacatcACGGAGAAAATATTCTGCTgttaacaacaaataaaagaaaaacagatttgtGAAGCAGAACCTGCCGACACATCGTTCCGCAACAGTTACTGTTTGACTTTGCAaaatcacaaacaaaaacatacacaaacagcCGTAGAAGTACACTACTTGATATAATTAGATCATTTTGTAGAGGTTACATTCATATTCAAGTCTTTGTTCGCTGCAGTCTGACCAGAGTCCAGTCAgaataaaactgtttttatgaGCTTCTTTAAGGCAGTTGAATACATGATAATTTTAAACACTAATTTACACTGATCCTTATGATTAAAACGGCTTCTACACCGGACATTAAAGAGAATATTAGCTAATGCTTTACTAGTGCTTGTATATTTCTACTCAGCGTGATACATGGATTGTTTCTTTCTTGATTCACAGTCATGATGTGTTTATCGTAATAATGAAGAGACATGATTGCCTCTCAAAACTGTATCAAACTAAATTAGTTGTACAGGTTAATATGTTGGATGTATTTCACTTCATGACATTACGGTCTATTTAATGTGTTAATTCATTCAGAAATCAAAACCCAATTATTTCAGTGCTACAAATGTTAAGTACACATAACATAAATTTATCGGCTTGATAATAAAGCTATAAAATATCCTGTTTTCCATCATTTGCTTTTGTTGATCTATTTTACTTCCACCCTTTCTCACAATCAGAATTGTATAATATAACTGCTGTACAGGTGttaaaagtgtgtgtatgtgttattGCTTTTATATAATTGGTACATACAGTAACCCCTCCTaccaaaccatagactgtatataaagatggacgacatgacagctccccaaaagtgaagccaaaacatctcgatcgccccctggtggctggctgcagtacaggTCATAAAGCCCACCTCCTCCATGCGGATGGAACAAACTAAAAAGTATACGTCAAATAAATTTTCCCCAaaaatggtttctgtcattttaggtagttcttatcaggCTGAAGTATGTTCaggtgttaatttttctgataagtttggttttaattagttatttgatgctataaaaagggggtgaaacgtcatgattgacaactgtgattgacagctgctctgagtgaagtagtcgcagcCGGAGGCTTGGTAATtatacgagagaggagatgtaaatttaactttccataactaTCACGAGcctgtgtcaatttgatcataattACAGTTATCAAGattggctaaatgagactactaaacgtcatctcgttgactcgtccgcctttacagccttgttgtgtatactcgcgttcatgcgaccgtggtggagttcgtttatagcctaacgttagctttttacttttgctgactgcatttacacttcaaaaatcataaaagtggtgtccGTTAgtgaagattattttacggaacaaaatGTGTGAGTATCatattgtttgttgtttatcacagagcttattttctgcaataatccaaaaaccaatgtaaaaatcccattgtgattttgtcgagggaacccaccGCGATTCTAAGctccgggttggcctacaaaaatacgtcattccTGCCGAACTCTATTGTGGTTCgtttttgtgtctttctagccaaacagctaccgtggtacCTCTATACTGCGGCTCCAGCCACTAATCACTACTGCGctactctggctccaaatgatgtcaacaTTTCAAGATGGCAACTCCtatatctgggatattttggcttcacttttgtacagggGGAGAAAGTGAAGACGCGTCGTCCatgtatgatatatatatagtctatgttCCAAACTGTCAGTCGCTTCTTATGAAGTACCTGCTATCTCTTTCATTCCTTTTAATTTTTCTGATGCAGCATCTTTTATCTCCACTCATCTGCAGTTTGATCTGGACAGTTTTCTTTAAGTATATCTCCAAAGCAGTTCAAGAAAGGatgaatatacagtacaccCGACCATGTATAAGTACTATATGAGTGAATGTTTGATGTACTTCACAGAAAGAGAACTTCATGTCCGGACAATCAGCAAGCTGCTACACTATATATCCTGACATGTGGCTGTTATCCAATCACCACATGCTGGTTGTGGTACTTCTGTAGTCCCAACGGAGGATGTTTGCTTGTTGTCTCGTACTTCTTTTTGGAGGATCTGACAGAGGAAGCAGTTCTCTGGCAGTTCActcacatgtttattttttttttaacacatccTGAGTTTGTCATTCTTCATCATGGTGGGAGGAATCAGGGCTGgactcatcctcctcctccacagttTCTGCCTGCAGTGTGTCACGGCGCGTGAAGGCGGCCGCCAAGGTCACGCTCAGGCGCGGCTTGACGGGCGCCATCTCCGACAGCCCGATGTTGTTGCTACGAGTCACAAGCGTCGTCTTATCCATAATCTCGCCACTGTCCTTGGACACCACAGCGTCGAGAAAGTCGTATTTGTGGGAAATCTTGCCGCTCTCAAACAGGTACTTCGCCAGGTAGGAGACGGCGACGTTACCCAGAAAGGAGGCGAGCATGGAGACGGTCTTGAAGGGGAACTTCTGGACGACGACTTCCTCCATTTCTCCAGTCATGTGGTGTATCCTCTCCTCAGTGGTCCATCCAGGGTAATAAATGAATGGAGGCAGCTGCAAGTAAGGTTCACCTCCGCCTATACGCAGCACCACGCCGAACAGGTAGGCCGCCACAGAGCCGTACGTGTTGGTGCCTTTGACAAAGAGCACACTGAGCAGCTGGGGGAAGATGATGACGTAAACCAGGTCTGAGCTCAGGTACCAGAGGCCGTAAACCGTCCCGGTCACCAGCGCCATCACCGTGGCAAGGCCGCCGAATACAAAGATAGTAATACGCATCACCCACACGATCTCACGGTCAGACGCCTGAGGAAACAGAGACGAGTGGAAAAAGGATTGTGAcatgtgcaaaaaaacacagatgttGTATAAACTTTGTGTCAGATGCCACACATGAACTCACCGACTGTCTAAAAGCGAGCTGGTAGATGTTCCTCGCAAACATGGAGCTCGCTGAAAGGATGGAGGAGTCTGCAGACGACATGACAGCTGCAGACACTGCACCCAGGCCGAAGAAAGAGACGAACGGCGGGCAAAGGTGTTGGAGCACGATGGGAAGAATCATGTCCGCTTGGTCCCTCTCTTTAGGAGGAATGGGACCATAAGATGTCTGGTTCCAGTCTGAGCAAGGGAAAGATTTAATGACACATCTAATATGCCCTGTATGCATGTActgtaacataaataaacaaccATGTGGCCTTCAGAGAAACCCAACTTTTCCAAATTCCAAAGAAATCAGGTCATTTGCAATTAAACATTCATAACACTGaaacataatgaaaatgtaAGCCATTactcaatatacagtatgaaactTGTGCACTACTAGGGGTGGaggaaaaaatcgatacagcatagtatcacgatattttgcgtggcaatattgtattgatacacgggtgtcaagtatcgatcttttattatataaactattaacctgaCGGCCGCtactctgtctttcagaggttgtagcaggctcaggcTTAAGGCTGATAtgctgatatcatatgaaactacaaaacctaaggaatcgattggctaaataacgctccaaagttttgattcaattttggcaaggatggccattttcaaaggggtcccttgacctctgacctcaacgtatgtgaatgaaaactctgagaggaacagagtgaaaactgtgtcttcttagataaaacagatgttgacaaactgcataatttgcagttaaaaaaaggtaataaatcgcaacatatcacaatatatcttatcgcaataatcgtaaaatgtttaaaatcgcaatgagattgtatcatgataatattgtaccgtggggcctctggtgattctcACCCCTACGCATTACAATTTCAAAACTGCATCAAAACATGCATGATCATTAGAAAATTAAATATGATAGCACTgcaacatttctttttcatttagtgtctttgtttttataattttaggTTCATAAAACAGTTTTGCAAAAGTCTGACACTCACataagaagaaagaggaagaaaatacTTTGTTTGCTTTTCGTGTACATTTTTCATTAGTTTAAATGTGCAAAAACTGCTATTAAAAGAGTACAGTAAAGTAACCTATCACATCCAGATAGATCACATATTAatataacaacacagaacacgttcacataaaaaaacacaatacaccaATGGAACGTTAAAATTAATAACAGTTTACTGATAATGGGAATAACCAAGGTGAATAAAATATTACTGTCTGCTAAGATCAAATAAAAATCTTTCAATTTTGCAACtcatgtttaatattttcatgttgaaacaagacaaaacaaagttGTGTATTCAGATGTTCACCGAGGAATCTGACGCCTAAAAATCTGGAGATCAACCCTCTAATTTGGTCCCTTGCCTCCCTCTAATGTAATATTTACACAGCCAGCGTGGTTATTAAATGGATTGCTGCTTCATTATGGATGAGGTGAACCAGCTGCTATTTACCAGCCTCTCTCAGATCTAAGGGCAACATGGACCCATCCAGAGACTTCCccccaaaacaaacacagcctGTGCATTTTATTTGCAagctcatgtgtgtctctctaaCTAACCTGTGGAGGCCCCGATGGCCCCGATGAGAACGGAGGGCACGGCCATGACGAGGCACCCGAAAGCGGCCAGGAAGGAGAGGACCTGGGCGTAGGTGgccgaggaggaggacaggactCTCTGGAAATACACCTGCCAGGGGATTCCTCCAAGCATCTGCAGCACATTTAGAAACCAGTGAATAACATTTGCAAAACTCAAGCCCGACATAGTTATGACTTATATAGCCCAAAAATCGCAAATTTGTCTGAAAAAGCTTGACAATCTGCACACCATACGACACCCTCGGTCCTTAAAATCTCAAtttggataaggaaaaactcacaaaaaacacatttaactggggaaaaaatgtttgtcaggaaaatgtaatgtagtaatgtCAGAGTGCATGAAACTCTTTGCCATAAGGTTCCACTAGATGATCTGAGAAAGAGCTAGTATTTTCACTTCATAAATGACTTGACCGACTGGTCAAAGTCATCACTGATTAACAATCAACAAATAGTCCCAGCACGATGATATTAGTTCATTAATACAATCAGTTTTAGAGCTTTAGACCTAGTATTGGTCTCAGTGGACTGATGAAGTGAGGGATGAAGAAGTCGCGGTGACTATACCAGGAGGCAGAAGTTGTCGATCCAGACCCAGGTGTCACTGCTGTGAATGCTGCCTCTCCATGGCGACTGGTACACCTGCTTCACCGCAGTAATGGTGATGTCTGACACCGCAGGGTTGGCCAAAGCAAACGGGACACTGATCCACTGCAGACGTCCAGAAACAAGCACAACCGTTATTTAACCCACCTTAAATTCTTTTCATTATTTCTAGACAATATGTCACAAATAAATCTTTGCAGTGTCGTCTCATGTCACTTGTGCCTTTGGAGCAGCATTTGTGACTATTTTTGTGACAAATTCTTAGAGTGATTTGGCATATTTTAAGTCAAGGTCAAACTACATTCGGTGCGTCAAATACAGTAAATCTACTCAACAGTAGGTGTGtaggaaaatattttaaatattgagTATCGCGACATTATGTGTCGATGatatgatactgtattgattctcaaaaaacactattgatttttaatgaatagtttacatgcaaaaactcagtcaatactttatttcatttccaaagagatgtgccctctaAGTGTATCTGGCCTCTCAAAAAAGTAAACTCTttttctcagattttatgcatatggtgatgtgttctttatactaggACAGtttcatgatacgtatcgtatcgccagattcttgccaatacacagccctactccAGAGGGGGTATCTAAATACACTAGTTGCCATCATGTACTTTTCACTTCTGCTCAACATGAACCTACCAGGCCAAGAAAGATGCAGAAGAGCTGCACGACGTCGGTGTAGGCCACAGAGTAAAGTCCTCCAACCAGGGTGTAAAAGATGGCGATGAGCGCTGAGATAACCACTGACATCTTGATGTTGATGTCCACGATGACGCTCAGAGTGGCACCTAAGGTCACGAGCAAACAGATGTTATGGCCACTGCAACATCATCTAGAGACAAAAACTGACTTTGATCTTATTGTAGACAGGTACATGAACTCACCAAGGGCGGATAGGATGGCAGCGGACCAGAAGATCTCACCCATGAGTGCAGGTATGAAGAGGAGGCCACCCATGCGTTTCCCATATATCTGCTGGAACGGGTCCAACATGGTGACGTAACCTCGAGAGCGCATGGGTTTGGCGAAGAAAAGACCACCTGGGACAAAGAGGGGACATATTGGCCATCCAGAGCCCCTATACATCTAGACTAAACTGCTTTTTGCAGTGCTCAAGTACATTtatatacattcattgtttgatTTTGCACTGTTTCTTAAAATTGATTTGTTAAAATTGACAAAACCATGAAACATATACCATAAAAGAGGCTGATACTTGAACAAGTGCAGTTCAGTATGAACAAAGGACGACTGCTGACAGTTTGATGAGTACCCAAACCAACCATTTCAATCAGCTATGTGATCAATAGGTCAGTATATTAATGTGTGTCGTGCCGTTTAATGGAAATTGGAAGAAACAAGGACAAACAACATCCCTGGTTATGCTCCTGGTCACAAGTAATATCAAACCTgtatttgacattgttttaaATCCACTCACCCACAACGAGACTGAGGGCATATCCAAAGGGAGCTTGAGCCCAAGCCAAGCCATAATCAGGCAGATACACATACTCCGCTGTGCCATTTATATATCCTCCACCAACCCAGGTCGCtggaaatcacacaaaaaacacatgtcaccactagagaaaaaaaaaaaaaaaatcagattacAGAATTACATTTATCTGGCATTTCCAACACAGTATAGAGATCACTGGCTCTGCTGTGGCTCAACCGGGGGAGGGGCAAAAGGCTGTCACTTTTTACAGTTTCATACATTATCTATTTGCAGTGTTGGTTGCAGTGTAGAGAAATAGTACATAGTGTGCTCACATGGTGGGTTTAAAGAGGGGTTTTAATAGAATCACAGTACCCTGCCTTAGTATTTGGCATTATTTTGAATTCTTTTTGGGTTCTAATTTAAAAGGGAGGACAGTTGGAGGTTTTATGGAAAAACTGTTTTAACTATTATTGTTGAATAAATATTGTGAATTTATGATTGCCCTCTCCTTTTTTAGGTTATCCATTTCCAGGTTATTCATTTCCAATCATTTTTTccctttaattaaataaatgtggtAATATTGAACTGAATGCACGTCTCCCGCTCTTGAATATGTGAATTTATTGGGTTCAACACTCAAGTAATTGAGGCCTATGGCCTGCGGCCTGTGGGTCTCTGCAGTAGCATTGCATTGGCCATTCTCTATACTGTGTTGGGTTACATTAATATAAaagctacactgtaaacaattgctgttaatttacagcaggatttcaacagtattaacctgttattgctaaaaacagtgctttactgttaatacaaaagaaaacctgttaaattacgctcataggccgttttttaactgaactataatgcattcttaaaaaaacagcactttactgctgatcaactgtctaaagtatcatcagtaacagtttcatgcagtatttctttaattctgggacctgatctgcacatgtgaggcttgtacattgtgcatgattggaaaatcagtgaatggtttgcattctgtgcttgtagccagctagagacagacattttgggaaaagtgtcaacgagtctattatagcctttttcctaacaagtgcctttaattgtatttagtgtgactattcctatgtctgtaacctgctaagtctattcatctaggcaaaaaattatgtttattaaaatgtatgtaaaaaatacaacctaaatagtgcattaaaacaaatcagtaagataatgtaaaagaaaggtgaaaaacagctatataatgtatctttaaacagtacattaactgtaaaaatactgtgaaattattaaaaaaaacaaacagtatttttcattaacagtacaaagctgtaaatttcagcgacagtataataatgttaattattaatgttaattttacagtaacataaagagcaaccctgctgccagttctttactgttattttactgggaaattcttaacagtgtagagAAGTGAATGGAATTGTTTAATTTCAACATCTGCTTCTTCACATGTTAAAAGAAGAACAGATTCAACTTGTCAAAAACAGACCTGAGCGataattttgaagcttttgaaGCCAGTTTtatagagtaataataaatcCAAACTTCACCTGTCATGGTAAATCCACCCACAAATAATCCAATGTCTCTCCCACCGACCATGATGGTCTCGCTGCGGTTGGTGCCCTCCGCCTCTCCGGAGTGTTTGTTCTTCCATGCAGCCCAGATGCCCACGAACAGGATGAGCAGGTAGAAGATCGCGATAGCCACGAGCCCCTCGACATGGATGGTCATGGTCGCACCGGTCTACCGCTAGGAACAGGAGGACATGGACACCTGATGGCGCACGGAGAAGAGAG
This window of the Sebastes fasciatus isolate fSebFas1 chromosome 2, fSebFas1.pri, whole genome shotgun sequence genome carries:
- the slc5a7a gene encoding high-affinity choline transporter 1; this translates as MTIHVEGLVAIAIFYLLILFVGIWAAWKNKHSGEAEGTNRSETIMVGGRDIGLFVGGFTMTATWVGGGYINGTAEYVYLPDYGLAWAQAPFGYALSLVVGGLFFAKPMRSRGYVTMLDPFQQIYGKRMGGLLFIPALMGEIFWSAAILSALGATLSVIVDINIKMSVVISALIAIFYTLVGGLYSVAYTDVVQLFCIFLGLWISVPFALANPAVSDITITAVKQVYQSPWRGSIHSSDTWVWIDNFCLLMLGGIPWQVYFQRVLSSSSATYAQVLSFLAAFGCLVMAVPSVLIGAIGASTDWNQTSYGPIPPKERDQADMILPIVLQHLCPPFVSFFGLGAVSAAVMSSADSSILSASSMFARNIYQLAFRQSASDREIVWVMRITIFVFGGLATVMALVTGTVYGLWYLSSDLVYVIIFPQLLSVLFVKGTNTYGSVAAYLFGVVLRIGGGEPYLQLPPFIYYPGWTTEERIHHMTGEMEEVVVQKFPFKTVSMLASFLGNVAVSYLAKYLFESGKISHKYDFLDAVVSKDSGEIMDKTTLVTRSNNIGLSEMAPVKPRLSVTLAAAFTRRDTLQAETVEEEDESSPDSSHHDEE